The region ATCAAATGAGCAAGGTAGGTTCTCTCCTCAGGAGTCTGAACAAGATCACCGTGTCCCGCGCGCTGTATAGCAGCAAATGGCGCATCCTTGGCCGTTAAGATATGCAACTCTGGATGCGTCTCGTAGGGACCCCAGATATCCCACCCTAGATATCCCTTGACCGCGCCAATGTACACGCTTAGTCGTAGGCTGTGCCGTCCTCGGCTGTCAAGAGGTAGTACCATCCCTTCTGTTCATATAATGTGGACCCTCCATGAGATC is a window of Aspergillus nidulans FGSC A4 chromosome VI DNA encoding:
- a CDS encoding uncharacterized protein (transcript_id=CADANIAT00010487) → MVLPLPTYPTPTPEFACEKVRGRHSLRLSVYIGAVKGYLGWDIWGPYETHPELHILTAKDAPFAAIQRAGHGDLVQTPEERTYLAHLMGRPVGQKRMCVLGRETSIQEVY